One stretch of Chitinophaga pendula DNA includes these proteins:
- a CDS encoding TIGR02117 family protein yields MHIRLKKSLKYTGFTLLALLLAVILYLLAAFGLSAITVAKEGNTAEEVPIYLLTNGVHTDLVVPVWHAACDWSQFTPFENTLARDSSASYVAFGWGDKGFYLHTPTWADLTFATAFKAAFNLSSAAMHVTYYHPLLEDSTCKRLFISNEQYARLVTYIKSAFTLDSSGHTILIPTDAVYGRTDAFYEAKGSYNLFYTCNTWANNGLKACGQTAAWWTPFDTGIFRHYK; encoded by the coding sequence ATGCACATCCGCCTGAAAAAATCGCTCAAATACACCGGCTTCACCCTGCTGGCCCTCCTCCTGGCAGTAATACTTTACCTGCTAGCAGCCTTTGGATTGTCTGCCATCACCGTAGCAAAAGAAGGCAACACTGCTGAAGAAGTCCCCATCTACCTACTTACTAACGGCGTACACACCGACCTGGTAGTGCCTGTGTGGCATGCGGCCTGCGACTGGAGTCAGTTCACCCCTTTTGAAAACACGCTGGCGCGCGACAGCTCCGCTTCCTACGTTGCATTCGGATGGGGCGATAAAGGATTTTATCTCCATACCCCCACCTGGGCCGATCTCACCTTCGCTACCGCCTTCAAAGCAGCCTTCAATCTCAGCTCCGCCGCCATGCACGTTACGTACTACCACCCCCTGCTGGAAGATAGTACCTGCAAACGCCTATTCATCAGCAACGAACAATACGCCCGCCTGGTCACCTATATCAAATCGGCTTTCACGCTCGACAGCAGTGGTCATACCATCCTGATACCTACAGACGCAGTATATGGCCGTACCGATGCTTTCTATGAAGCAAAAGGCAGCTATAACCTGTTCTATACCTGTAATACCTGGGCTAACAATGGTCTTAAAGCATGTGGCCAGACCGCAGCCTGGTGGACACCTTTCGACACTGGTATCTTCCGCCATTATAAATAA
- a CDS encoding GNAT family N-acetyltransferase, translating to MQEIIPAIDHKLILEELTEDKFLRHTSKDGNLLYLITHHDSPNVMREIGRLRELSFRAAGGGTGKEIDIDEYDTSEFPYQQLIVWNPDACEIIAGYRLMKCTDAAKDAHGEILTATAHLFNLSDIFHKEYLPYTLELGRSFVQPKYQSRGTSTKGIYSLDNLWDGLGAIVAKNPDIRYLFGKVTMYPDYNREARNMLLSFMHSYFPDNIGLGTPIEPLITKEELAPYDHMWEGLSYKEGHTLLNKNIRERGENIPPLINSYMNLSASMKTFGTAANYEFGKVEETGILVTIDDIYEAKKERYIRTYEAHKDFNNPPAKQ from the coding sequence ATGCAAGAAATAATACCAGCCATAGACCACAAGCTGATCCTGGAAGAGCTGACCGAAGACAAGTTTTTGAGGCACACCAGCAAAGACGGGAATCTGCTCTACCTGATCACCCATCACGATTCGCCTAATGTAATGCGCGAAATAGGACGCCTGCGCGAACTATCTTTCAGAGCAGCAGGCGGTGGCACCGGTAAAGAAATCGACATTGACGAATACGATACCTCTGAATTCCCTTATCAACAGCTCATCGTTTGGAATCCCGATGCCTGCGAGATCATCGCCGGCTACCGGCTGATGAAATGCACCGATGCCGCTAAAGACGCCCACGGCGAAATACTCACCGCCACTGCGCACCTTTTTAACCTGTCAGATATCTTTCATAAAGAATACCTGCCGTATACCCTCGAACTGGGCCGCTCCTTTGTACAACCTAAATACCAAAGCAGAGGCACCTCCACCAAAGGGATATACTCACTCGATAACCTCTGGGATGGGTTGGGCGCCATCGTCGCTAAAAATCCGGACATCAGATACCTGTTCGGCAAAGTGACCATGTACCCCGACTATAACCGCGAGGCCCGCAATATGCTCCTCTCTTTCATGCATAGCTACTTCCCGGACAATATCGGCCTCGGCACTCCCATCGAGCCGCTCATTACCAAGGAAGAACTGGCGCCCTACGATCATATGTGGGAAGGCCTCAGCTACAAAGAAGGACATACCCTCCTCAATAAAAATATCCGGGAAAGAGGCGAAAACATCCCGCCACTCATCAATTCATATATGAACCTCAGCGCTTCCATGAAAACTTTCGGGACCGCTGCCAACTATGAATTCGGAAAAGTAGAAGAAACCGGTATCCTCGTGACTATCGACGACATCTACGAGGCCAAAAAGGAACGGTATATCCGCACTTATGAAGCCCATAAGGATTTCAATAATCCCCCGGCAAAACAGTAA
- a CDS encoding FecR family protein, whose amino-acid sequence MKANDQEQIIRMLEQYANGTLSGEDAVRFQSWLAEVSPAEFHAALDQCQDLPAPLGAYPAMSDAFREALERKLDAATLAALPAPTGGRKRHLLVRVAAAAAVLIGIGTGIYYLWRPAGSPGKQLVTAAAVADQAPGGNRALLTLADGSTIVLDSARDGLLAQQGATQVIKLKNGQLSYKGAASNTLTYNTISTPRGGQYQIALADGTVVWLNAASSLRFPSHFGGSSREVELTGEGYFEVAPMANQPFRVKAGNTTVDVLGTHFNINAYTDEQTQTTTLVEGAVRCRQGNSDVVLKPGQQAQVNNEALRLVKMADLEQVLAWKNGYFQFDGTPLPQLIRQIARWYDLEVQYEGQPPAREFSGKISRTAYLSGVMKALQLSDVHCRLEGKRLIILP is encoded by the coding sequence ATGAAAGCGAATGACCAGGAGCAAATTATCCGCATGCTGGAGCAGTATGCGAACGGGACATTATCCGGAGAGGATGCGGTGCGGTTCCAGTCCTGGCTGGCGGAGGTGAGTCCGGCGGAGTTTCATGCGGCGCTGGACCAATGCCAGGATCTGCCGGCTCCGCTAGGTGCATATCCAGCTATGAGCGATGCTTTCAGGGAGGCGCTGGAGCGTAAGCTGGATGCGGCTACGCTGGCGGCATTACCGGCACCTACCGGAGGGCGCAAGCGGCATTTGCTGGTGCGTGTAGCAGCCGCCGCGGCGGTATTGATAGGGATCGGCACCGGCATTTATTATTTATGGCGGCCGGCAGGATCTCCCGGTAAACAGCTGGTGACGGCGGCTGCGGTCGCAGACCAGGCTCCCGGAGGCAACCGGGCCTTGCTGACACTGGCCGATGGCAGCACCATCGTACTGGACAGTGCCCGGGATGGGCTATTGGCACAGCAAGGTGCAACACAGGTGATAAAACTGAAAAACGGCCAGTTGTCCTACAAAGGGGCGGCCAGTAATACGTTGACTTACAACACAATCTCTACCCCCAGGGGCGGCCAATACCAGATAGCACTGGCCGATGGTACGGTGGTGTGGCTGAATGCCGCTTCATCGCTGCGGTTCCCCTCTCATTTCGGCGGTAGCAGCCGGGAGGTGGAATTGACAGGAGAAGGTTATTTTGAGGTAGCGCCCATGGCGAACCAGCCTTTTCGGGTAAAAGCCGGCAATACGACGGTGGATGTGCTGGGTACCCATTTCAATATCAATGCCTATACTGATGAGCAGACCCAGACCACTACGCTGGTGGAGGGGGCCGTAAGATGCCGGCAAGGCAACAGTGATGTGGTGTTAAAACCCGGTCAGCAGGCGCAAGTGAACAATGAAGCCCTGCGATTGGTTAAAATGGCCGACCTGGAGCAGGTGCTGGCCTGGAAGAACGGTTATTTTCAATTTGACGGCACACCGCTTCCGCAGCTGATCCGCCAGATCGCACGCTGGTACGACCTGGAGGTGCAATATGAAGGTCAGCCGCCGGCGCGGGAATTTAGTGGTAAGATCAGCAGGACGGCTTATTTATCCGGTGTGATGAAAGCATTACAACTCAGTGATGTGCATTGCCGGCTGGAGGGCAAGCGGCTGATCATCCTGCCATAA
- a CDS encoding 1-acyl-sn-glycerol-3-phosphate acyltransferase, with protein MTETKKYIDVEEVIKSKNKTLAKWMPGFIMRYIKRIAHEDDINETMAAVGHLHGLEFVNAALNHLNTKVSVKGKENIPVTGGVIMAANHPLGGLDGIAFLQAVGTVRSDMKFLVNDVLLNIKNFQPLFLPVNKHGSNPRESLKLIDEAYASDAATMIFPAGLVSRKLPDGIADLEWHKSFISKAVKYKKDVIPVHIDGRNSNFFYNLSKLRRKLGIKSNVEMFYLADEMFSQRGKTITITFGEPIPYSTFDNHKSQQEWAAYVRQKVYSLASK; from the coding sequence TTGACGGAGACGAAAAAATACATTGACGTTGAGGAGGTGATAAAAAGCAAGAACAAAACGCTTGCGAAGTGGATGCCGGGATTTATCATGCGCTATATCAAGAGGATAGCGCATGAGGATGACATTAACGAGACCATGGCTGCTGTAGGCCATTTGCATGGGCTGGAGTTTGTGAATGCAGCCCTGAATCACCTTAATACCAAAGTCAGTGTGAAAGGAAAGGAGAACATTCCTGTTACGGGGGGCGTTATAATGGCTGCCAATCATCCCCTCGGCGGATTGGACGGCATCGCTTTCCTGCAGGCGGTGGGTACGGTAAGAAGTGATATGAAGTTCCTGGTAAATGACGTATTATTGAATATCAAAAACTTCCAGCCACTGTTCCTGCCGGTCAACAAACACGGCAGTAACCCCAGGGAATCGTTAAAGCTCATCGATGAAGCCTACGCATCAGATGCTGCAACCATGATATTCCCGGCAGGGCTGGTATCCCGGAAGCTACCTGATGGTATTGCTGACCTGGAATGGCATAAAAGTTTCATTTCAAAAGCAGTGAAATATAAAAAAGATGTCATACCAGTCCACATTGATGGTAGAAATTCCAATTTTTTTTATAATCTTTCAAAACTAAGAAGGAAACTAGGGATAAAGTCAAACGTGGAGATGTTCTACCTGGCTGATGAAATGTTCAGTCAAAGAGGTAAAACCATTACCATTACCTTTGGAGAACCCATCCCGTACAGTACTTTTGACAATCATAAATCGCAGCAGGAATGGGCTGCATATGTTAGACAGAAAGTTTATTCCCTGGCGAGCAAATAG
- a CDS encoding DUF1800 domain-containing protein, with product MMATSEKLQMQHLAWRAGFGQPLSVINEWTDKRRKAIVNKVLIGPDKSALQPLAVIAEKDLPDYRKQKDMSQEEKKMVQQMNNQGIKDLNVSWMLVMSETDHPLREKMALFWHGHFACRTQNVLFSQQLLQVIRENALGNFGDLLAGVSKSPAMLEFLNNQQNRKQRPNENFAREVMELFTMGRGNYAEKDIKEAARAFTGWGFDEMGQFVFRNKVHDDGEKTVLGKTGNFNGDDVLKILLEQKQTARFIAGKLFSYFVNDTPDPQRIDQLADKFYQSGYDIKALMKEIFMSDWFYDDRYIGNRIKSPVELLVGIRRTVPMDFEQEEVMLVFQRVLGQLLFYPPNVAGWPGGRSWIDSSSLMFRLRVPQIILYSQAFNVQPKELTPEMGEGKNYRQTLQINDFLKRQYARKVNARVNWDPYVQSYGQVPRERLATTIAATLLQKNSGAVSNALLEKYADASSRENYIKTVTIDVMSTPEYQLC from the coding sequence ATGATGGCAACTTCGGAAAAGTTACAAATGCAACACCTGGCCTGGAGGGCCGGCTTCGGTCAGCCACTATCCGTGATCAACGAGTGGACCGACAAACGGCGCAAAGCGATCGTGAACAAAGTCCTGATCGGCCCGGATAAAAGTGCCTTGCAGCCGCTGGCGGTGATCGCAGAGAAAGACCTGCCCGACTATCGCAAACAGAAGGACATGAGTCAGGAAGAAAAGAAGATGGTACAGCAGATGAACAACCAGGGTATCAAAGACCTGAATGTATCCTGGATGCTGGTCATGTCGGAAACAGATCATCCGCTGCGGGAGAAAATGGCCCTCTTCTGGCATGGTCACTTTGCCTGCCGCACACAGAACGTATTGTTCAGCCAGCAGCTACTACAGGTGATCCGTGAAAATGCATTGGGCAACTTCGGCGACCTGCTCGCCGGCGTATCCAAAAGCCCGGCTATGCTCGAGTTCCTCAACAATCAGCAGAACCGTAAGCAACGCCCCAACGAAAACTTTGCCCGCGAAGTGATGGAGCTATTCACCATGGGGCGGGGCAACTACGCCGAAAAAGATATCAAAGAAGCCGCCAGAGCCTTCACCGGATGGGGATTTGATGAGATGGGCCAATTTGTATTCCGTAACAAAGTACATGACGATGGAGAAAAGACAGTGCTGGGCAAAACGGGCAACTTCAATGGCGACGACGTACTGAAAATATTGCTGGAACAAAAACAAACCGCCCGCTTTATTGCCGGTAAGCTCTTTTCCTACTTTGTAAATGATACGCCCGATCCGCAACGGATCGATCAGCTGGCAGATAAATTCTATCAATCCGGTTATGACATCAAAGCACTGATGAAAGAGATCTTTATGTCCGACTGGTTTTATGATGACCGTTATATTGGCAACCGTATCAAGTCGCCGGTAGAGTTGCTGGTAGGTATCCGCCGTACGGTGCCGATGGACTTTGAACAGGAGGAGGTGATGCTGGTATTCCAGCGGGTACTGGGACAGCTGTTGTTCTATCCTCCCAATGTAGCTGGCTGGCCGGGAGGACGTAGCTGGATAGACAGCTCCAGCCTCATGTTCCGGCTGCGTGTGCCGCAGATCATCCTGTATTCGCAGGCATTCAATGTGCAACCCAAAGAGCTGACACCCGAGATGGGAGAAGGAAAAAACTACCGGCAGACATTACAGATCAACGATTTCCTGAAAAGACAATACGCCCGCAAGGTCAACGCCCGGGTCAACTGGGACCCTTATGTGCAGAGCTACGGGCAGGTGCCCAGGGAACGGCTGGCTACCACTATTGCAGCTACTTTGCTGCAAAAAAATTCCGGCGCTGTCAGCAATGCCTTGCTGGAAAAATATGCGGATGCTTCCTCCCGCGAGAACTATATCAAAACAGTTACCATAGATGTAATGAGCACGCCGGAATACCAGCTGTGCTGA